Genomic segment of Deltaproteobacteria bacterium:
AAAGATCCGGAGAAGAGTCTGCTTCGTTCACTTCGGAAGTCAGGTGGGCGCAACAACAGCGGCCGTGTCACGATGCGATTTATCGGCGGTGGGCACAAGCGCCGGTATCGCATCATCGACTTCAGGCGGGACAAACGGGGTGTCCCTGGACGTATTGATTCCATCCAGTATGACCCGAACCGGTCTTGTTTTATTGCCCTGGTTTTTTACAAGGATGGGGAAAAGAGATACATCCTGGCCCCTCTTGGCTTAAAGGTTGGGGATGAAGTGGTGGCCTCAGCGGAGGCGGAGATTCGTATCGGTAATTCACTCCCTCTGCAGAATATCCCGGTCGGCACAGAGATCCATAATCTGGAACTCTCCGAGGGACGAGGGGGGCAGGTTGTCCGTTCCGCCGGTTCTTTTGCACAGCTTCTGGCCAAGGAGGGGGAATGGGCACAGGTCAAACTCCCTTCAGGTGAGGTCAGGGCGGTCTCCATCAAATGTCAGGCAACGATTGGCCAGTTGGGAAATCTGGATCATGAAAATATCTCGTTTGGAAAAGCGGGAAGGAGTCGTTGGTTGGGGATCCTGCCGCATAACCGTGGCGTGGCAATGAACCCTGTCGATCATCCCCACGGTGGGGGTGAAGGGAAGTCCAAGGGGGGGAATCATCCAACCTCTCCCTGGGGGTTACCAACTAAGGGGTACAAGACGCGTCAAAACAAGAGGACTGAACGTTTCATTGTGAAGGATCGAAGGGCGAAACTATGAGATCGATAAAAAAGGGGCCGTGTGTTGATGAGTCGCTGACAAAAAAGGTGACTGAGGCGATCAACTCCAAGAGCAAGAAGGTGATCAAGACCTGGTCACGAAAATCCACGGTGACCCCCGATTTTGTCGGCATGACCTTCGCCGTTCATAATGGACGGAAGTTCATCCCTGTCTATGTGACGGAGAATATGGTGGGTCATCGGCTGGGAGAGTTCGCCCCGACGAGAACATTCAAAGGGCACTCCGGAATTCGTAAAGAAGCAGCGGCCCCGGGAGGTGCCCCGGTAGCGGGAGCGGTCGGGGCAACGGCAGCAGCACCGGCAGGAGCGGCGCCCGCGGCGGCCGCAAAATAAAAGATATTTTAAGGAGTGAAAAATGGCAGAGGTGAAGGCAAAATTAAATTACTTGAGAGTCGCCCCGAGAAAGGTTCGGTTGGTGGCCGATATGGTCCGTGGCCGGAGGGTTCAGGAGGCGCTGGATCTCCTCCACTTTGCCCAGAAGTCATCGGCGGTGGATGTTTATAAATTGCTCCGTTCAGCGGTCTCCAATGCGACGGTTAAAGGGGGCATTGATGTTGATAATCTCTATGTGAAAAAGATTACTGTCGATCAGGGGCCGACGCTCCGCCGTTTTATGGCACGGGCACGAGGGCGGGCCGACCGGGTCAATAAAAAATCGAGCCATATAAAGGTAGTACTTTCAGAAAGGTAAAGAACGCAAGCCTTGGCAAAGCCTAAGGCGCGCAGAAAAACCGAAGGGTGAATTCACCCAAGGTTTTGCGGAGTAAAAAGATATGGGTCAAAAGACACACCCGACAGGTTTTAGACTGGGAATCACCAAGCCGTGGATTTCTCGCTGGTATGCCCGTGCGGATTACCCCAAGTATGTGGAGGAAGATTTTTACTTGAGACGTCTTGTCAAGGAAAAGCTGGCTCATGCCGGTGTTTCCAAAGTGGAGATTGAGAGAACGGCTGGTGTCATCAAGGTGAACATCTTTACAGCCCGTCCCGGTCTCGTGATCGGAAAGAAAGGGACAGGGATTGATTCATTGAAGGGTGATCTTTCCAAGTTTGCTTCCAAAGAGGTGACGGTGAATATTCATGAGGTGAGGAAGCCGGAACTGGATGCCCAGCTGGTTTGTGAAAATATTGCCCTTCAGCTGGAACGACGTATCGCCTTTCGTCGGGCGATGAAAAAGGCGGTCCAGTCCGCCCGGAAGTTTGGAGCCTTGGGGATCAAGATCCGTTGTGGCGGGCGTTTGGCAGGATCCGAAATTGCCCGTTCGGAGTGGTATCGTGAAGGGCGGGTTCCTTTGCACACCCTTCGGGCCGATATCGATTACGGTCAGGCCGAATCGCTGACGACTTATGGCAAGATTGGGGTGAAATGCTGGATTTACAGGGGAGAGATTTTGACCTCCTCGGCTTTGAGTGAACTTCCTTCGAAAAAAGGGACGGTGGACTAAATGTTACAGCCGGCAAAGACAAAGTACCGCAAGGTTCAGAAAGGGCGCATTCGCGGCAAGGCCTATCGCGGTTGTAACTTGACAACGGGGGAGTTTGGATTGCAGGCCCTGGAATCAGGGTTGGTGACCTCCCGGCAGATTGAGGCCTCCCGTATCGCCATGGCCCGTTTTATCAAGAGGGGGGGAAAGATCTTGATCCGTATTTTTCCTGACCGTCCGGTGACGAAAAAACCGGCGGAAACCCGGATGGGGAAGGGAAAAGGTCCGGTTGAATACTATGCCGCTGTGGTGAAAACAGGACGGATTCTTTTTGAGATGGAAGGGGTAACCTCCGAGATTGGTCGTGAGGCGCTGATGCTGGCGGCCCATAAGTTGCCGGTTCGTACGCAGATTGTTTCACGGGAAAGGGATTTGCACAGAGGAGTTTACCGTGACGCCTAAAGAACTGAGAGAGAAAAAACCGGAGGAGTTGGAGGATTTGGAGAAACAATTCCGGGTGGAGAGGGATGCCCTTGCCTTACAACACAGGATGGGGCAACTCAAGGATACGTCGAGGCTGACAAAGATGAAAAAAGATATCGCCAGGATTTTAACTATTCGTGGGGTTA
This window contains:
- the rplB gene encoding 50S ribosomal protein L2, with the protein product MGIKTFRPLTPSLRYTTRLDFSELSKKKDPEKSLLRSLRKSGGRNNSGRVTMRFIGGGHKRRYRIIDFRRDKRGVPGRIDSIQYDPNRSCFIALVFYKDGEKRYILAPLGLKVGDEVVASAEAEIRIGNSLPLQNIPVGTEIHNLELSEGRGGQVVRSAGSFAQLLAKEGEWAQVKLPSGEVRAVSIKCQATIGQLGNLDHENISFGKAGRSRWLGILPHNRGVAMNPVDHPHGGGEGKSKGGNHPTSPWGLPTKGYKTRQNKRTERFIVKDRRAKL
- the rpsS gene encoding 30S ribosomal protein S19, with product MRSIKKGPCVDESLTKKVTEAINSKSKKVIKTWSRKSTVTPDFVGMTFAVHNGRKFIPVYVTENMVGHRLGEFAPTRTFKGHSGIRKEAAAPGGAPVAGAVGATAAAPAGAAPAAAAK
- the rpmC gene encoding 50S ribosomal protein L29; amino-acid sequence: MTPKELREKKPEELEDLEKQFRVERDALALQHRMGQLKDTSRLTKMKKDIARILTIRGVKNG
- the rpsC gene encoding 30S ribosomal protein S3, with product MGQKTHPTGFRLGITKPWISRWYARADYPKYVEEDFYLRRLVKEKLAHAGVSKVEIERTAGVIKVNIFTARPGLVIGKKGTGIDSLKGDLSKFASKEVTVNIHEVRKPELDAQLVCENIALQLERRIAFRRAMKKAVQSARKFGALGIKIRCGGRLAGSEIARSEWYREGRVPLHTLRADIDYGQAESLTTYGKIGVKCWIYRGEILTSSALSELPSKKGTVD
- the rplP gene encoding 50S ribosomal protein L16 is translated as MLQPAKTKYRKVQKGRIRGKAYRGCNLTTGEFGLQALESGLVTSRQIEASRIAMARFIKRGGKILIRIFPDRPVTKKPAETRMGKGKGPVEYYAAVVKTGRILFEMEGVTSEIGREALMLAAHKLPVRTQIVSRERDLHRGVYRDA
- the rplV gene encoding 50S ribosomal protein L22 — encoded protein: MAEVKAKLNYLRVAPRKVRLVADMVRGRRVQEALDLLHFAQKSSAVDVYKLLRSAVSNATVKGGIDVDNLYVKKITVDQGPTLRRFMARARGRADRVNKKSSHIKVVLSER